In Nocardia terpenica, the genomic window CGACCATGCCGATACCGCTCGCACCCGGTTGGTTGGCCTGGTCGCTGACCTCGGTCTGCCCGATCGCATTCGCGACACCCTGTTGACCGTCATCGGCGACGTCAGCCCGGCACGGGCGCCGGAGAGCCCGGTCACCGAGCCCGTGGCCACCACCGGGATGGGCGAGGACGAACGCGATCTGCCGGAGCCGGTCGACTTCCCACCCGATACCGCGATCGTGGTGCCGGAGTCAGCGAAGGATCGCGCGCACGCCAACCTCGCGGCTATCCGGCTGCTGGACGTGTTGGATCGCGAGAATCGTTACGCCACACCGGATGAGCAAGCGGTGCTGGCACGCTGGTCCGGATGGGGCGCGGTCCCACAGGTTTTCGAGCGCGGCCCGGAATGGGAAGCCGAACACACCGAACTGTCGGAGCTTTTGGATCCGGCGCAGTGGGCGCTGGCGCGCGAAAGCATGCTGAACGCGCATTACACCGACCCGCGGATCGCGGCGGTGATGTGGCGGGCGGTGCAGCGTGCCGGGTTCACCGGCGGCCGAGTGCTCGAACCAGGTTGTGGCTCAGGCACTTTCATCGCCCATGCCCCGGCCGAGGCGGTCATGGTCGGTGTGGAGGTCGATCCGGTCAGCGCGCGCATCGCCGCCGCCTTGTATCCGACCCGGGCGCAGATCCGGGCGGAGGGTTTCGAGGAAACCCGGGTCGAGACAGACAGTTTCACCGCGGCGATCGGGAACGTACCGTTCGCGAAGCTGCGCCTCTACGACCCGGCGCACAATCCGACCAATCAGCTGATCCACAACCACTTCCTGATCAAATCCTTGGATTTGGTCGGGCCGGGCGGGTACGTCGCGGTGATCACCAGCATGTACACCGCGGAGAACCTCGACGACCGCGCGCGTCGCGAGATGGCCGACCGCGCCGACCTGATCGGCGGATTACGGTTGCCGGCCAAGGCATTCCAGCGGGTCGCAGGCACTGACACCTCCACGGATCTGCTGGTGTGGCGGGTCCGCGAACCCGAGCGCGAACCCAGTCACGACACGCGGTTGTTTCTGGGACAGGGCACGCTGACCGTGCGGGAGAAGACCGAACACGGCCATTACGAGGTGCGGGAATTCCAGATCAACCGGTACTTCGCCGAACACCCCGAGCACATCCTGGGCACCCTGACCTATGCCAGCAACGCCTTCGGTCGCGAAGACCTCTACGTCGACGGCGTCGCCGGGGACGCGCTGGCCGAGCGCATCGACGCGCACCTCACCCGCCTCATCGACCAGGCCCGGGACAACGATCTGGGCTTGATCGCGACGGCCGAGTCGACCGCCCTGGTCGGCGCCGACGTGGAGACCGGATTGGTCGTCCCGACCACCGAAACCGGCGGTGTCGCGGTGGACACGCTGCGCTGGAACGACGACCAGCAGCGCATCGACGTCTACGGCCCGGCGGGTTGGACGCGCGCCGAGGTGCGCGGCAAACGCAAGATGGCCGAGTGGCGCGCACTGCTCGGGCTGCGGGATGTCGCCACACAGCTGGTCGGCGCGCAGCTCGACGGCCGCGATGCGCAGCAGCGCGCAGCGCTGCGCAGCGAGTTGAACCGCCGCTACGACACGTACCTGGCGAAATACGGATACATCAACCGGTTCACGATGATCGACCCGCCCGCGGTCGACGACGCCCGTCACCGCGCGCAACTGGACACCGCGATCGAGCGGTGGCGCATCGAGCAGGGCACCGCGGAGCGGCCCTTCCAGGGTGCGGTGCCGGACGAGGTGTTGGAGGAGCTGTCGGACAAGGCGTGGGAGTCCGAGCGGGAGCCCTACAAGAAGCAAGCGCACCTGGAGGGGATCCTGCGCAACGACCCCACCACGTCGGTGGTCTTCGCGCTGGAGCACTTCGACGAACAAACCCACCGCGGCACCAAGGCCGCGATCTTCACCTCCGACGTCATCCACGCCGCACCGACACCACCCACCCACGCGGACACGATCCAAGACGCCATCGCGATCAGCCTCGACGAATCCAACCGGATCGACCTGCCCCGCATCACCGGCCTGCTCGACACCACCCGCGAGGACGTGGAAACCCAGCTCGAAGCCACCGGCCTGGCGTTCCGCTCCCTCGACGACCCGGACACGTGGCTGCATGCGCCGATGTATTTGTCGGGCAACGTGCGCCGCAAGCTCGCCGCCGCGACCGAGGCGGCGGGTCGTGATCCGCGCTACCGCGCCAACGCCGCCGCGCTGGCCGCGGTGGTACCCGAGCGCAAGACCACCGTGGATGTGCGCTTGGGTGCGGTGTGGGTCGAGTCGGCCGATTACGTCCAGTTCATTCGCGACACCTTCACCATCCCGGCCGAGGAGAAGGTGCTCGTCGAACGTGTCGACGGCCAATGGGTGATCCAGGTCGACAAGACCTACCCCGGCGCGCGCGGCGACCTGCTCAAGTGGGGGTTGGCGCCCAAGGCATTTCAGGGGCAGCGTGAGGGCGGCTACAACTTCGAAGACCCCAAGGCCGACGAACTCGGCATCGCCTATGCCGGTGTCGCCGGCGGCGACTACGACCACATCACGCTACTGGGCGACCTGTGCAACTCCGCCCCGATCCGGGTCAACAAATCCAAGGACTACCTCACAACGGTCGGGGGAGACCAGCTGCACGCCCGCGCGACCCGCGCCGTTCAGAGCAAGGCCCGCCGCCTGGCCCAGGAGTTCGAGAACTGGGCCATGGATTCCGACCCCGCCCGGCGCGAACGCCTCCTGGATCGCTACAACGAACTGTTCAATTCCGTTGTCGCACCGGCCTACAGCGGCGCGCACCTCACGGTGCCGGGGTTGGGCACGCACTACAAGCCCTACCGCTACCAGCTCGACGCCGTCGCGCGAATCGTGTCCGAGCCAGCGACTTTGCTGGATCACGTTGTGGGGGCGGGCAAGACCGGAACCATGCTGATGGCGGCAATGGAGCTGCGGCGCCTGCACCTGGCACGGCAACCCTGGATCGTCGTCCCGAACCACATCGTCGACCAGGTCGCCCGCGAGGCCAACCAATGGTATCCGGGAGCACGGGTGCTGTGCGGATCGTCGGCCACCGATCCGGCCGGGCGTCGCCGCCTGATCGCCCAATCCGCTGCGCAGGACTGGGATTTCGTGATCGTCCCGGCCTCGGCATTCAAGCGGATGCCGACCTCGAAGCAGACACGGACCGCGTTCATTCAGAGCAAAATCGACGAACTCGGCATCGCCCAAGGCGAACTCGAAGGCAAGAAAGCCAGTAAAATTCTCGAAGTTCGTCTCAAAGCCGCTAAACAGCAACTCAAGAAACAGCTCGAAGAAATCAAACGCGATACCGGAATCGGATTCGAAGACTCCGGCTGCGACTATTTGTTTATCGACGAAGCGCACCACTACAAGAATCTTTTGCGTGTTTCCAATATTACCGAATTGGCTTGCACTCCGGGGAGTCAGCAGGCGATGGACCTGCAATTGAAGTTGGAATATCTACGCAAGAAGCGTCGCCGGGAAGCTGTCGCGGCGGGTATCCCCGCCGACGCCTACGTGGAGCGGGTCGCCACCTTCGCGACCGGCACGCCGGTGTCCAACAGCATCGGCGAGTTGTGGGTGATGACGAACTACCTGCGCCCGGACCTGCTGGAGGAGGCCGGGGTGCGGCACCTCGATTCCTGGGGTGCGGTGTTCACCACCACCCGCGACACCATCGAACTCAACACCAGCGGCTCCCGCTTCGAAACCCGCACCCGCGTCGGCGATTTCGTCAACACCGGCGATCTCATCGGCATGACCAGCGTGTTCACCGACTCCGTCACCCGCGACCAGATCACCGCAGCACTACCGGAACTCGATGAAGGCCAGCGGATCGTCGTCTCGTTCACCCCCAGCCAGGAAGTCGCCGACTTCATCGCCGACCTCGGCTACCGCGCCGACACCACCGACCCCAAACGCCTCGACATCGACAACGGCCTCAAAATCGCCACCGACGGCCGCAACGTCACCCTCGACCCCCGCGCCGCTCACCTCGACCCACCCGGGGCCATCGAGAAGCGCCTGGACTACCTGCGTGAACTCGCCCGCCGCAGCGGA contains:
- a CDS encoding DEAD/DEAH box helicase family protein → MQVWERIEDAVFDAGLDGDQIEDLSLDVEAWLDAAAIDADHADTARTRLVGLVADLGLPDRIRDTLLTVIGDVSPARAPESPVTEPVATTGMGEDERDLPEPVDFPPDTAIVVPESAKDRAHANLAAIRLLDVLDRENRYATPDEQAVLARWSGWGAVPQVFERGPEWEAEHTELSELLDPAQWALARESMLNAHYTDPRIAAVMWRAVQRAGFTGGRVLEPGCGSGTFIAHAPAEAVMVGVEVDPVSARIAAALYPTRAQIRAEGFEETRVETDSFTAAIGNVPFAKLRLYDPAHNPTNQLIHNHFLIKSLDLVGPGGYVAVITSMYTAENLDDRARREMADRADLIGGLRLPAKAFQRVAGTDTSTDLLVWRVREPEREPSHDTRLFLGQGTLTVREKTEHGHYEVREFQINRYFAEHPEHILGTLTYASNAFGREDLYVDGVAGDALAERIDAHLTRLIDQARDNDLGLIATAESTALVGADVETGLVVPTTETGGVAVDTLRWNDDQQRIDVYGPAGWTRAEVRGKRKMAEWRALLGLRDVATQLVGAQLDGRDAQQRAALRSELNRRYDTYLAKYGYINRFTMIDPPAVDDARHRAQLDTAIERWRIEQGTAERPFQGAVPDEVLEELSDKAWESEREPYKKQAHLEGILRNDPTTSVVFALEHFDEQTHRGTKAAIFTSDVIHAAPTPPTHADTIQDAIAISLDESNRIDLPRITGLLDTTREDVETQLEATGLAFRSLDDPDTWLHAPMYLSGNVRRKLAAATEAAGRDPRYRANAAALAAVVPERKTTVDVRLGAVWVESADYVQFIRDTFTIPAEEKVLVERVDGQWVIQVDKTYPGARGDLLKWGLAPKAFQGQREGGYNFEDPKADELGIAYAGVAGGDYDHITLLGDLCNSAPIRVNKSKDYLTTVGGDQLHARATRAVQSKARRLAQEFENWAMDSDPARRERLLDRYNELFNSVVAPAYSGAHLTVPGLGTHYKPYRYQLDAVARIVSEPATLLDHVVGAGKTGTMLMAAMELRRLHLARQPWIVVPNHIVDQVAREANQWYPGARVLCGSSATDPAGRRRLIAQSAAQDWDFVIVPASAFKRMPTSKQTRTAFIQSKIDELGIAQGELEGKKASKILEVRLKAAKQQLKKQLEEIKRDTGIGFEDSGCDYLFIDEAHHYKNLLRVSNITELACTPGSQQAMDLQLKLEYLRKKRRREAVAAGIPADAYVERVATFATGTPVSNSIGELWVMTNYLRPDLLEEAGVRHLDSWGAVFTTTRDTIELNTSGSRFETRTRVGDFVNTGDLIGMTSVFTDSVTRDQITAALPELDEGQRIVVSFTPSQEVADFIADLGYRADTTDPKRLDIDNGLKIATDGRNVTLDPRAAHLDPPGAIEKRLDYLRELARRSGHEDIAEDQQFLAAMAAGSEASAVADEADQGRLRASVVAEQILAVHADTRDNTYTDDLGEPSPVTGGLQIVFCDRATPKTDRAQWTIYQAIKDELVAGGMEPDGIRFIHDYRNAAAKANLFADCRAGKVSVLFGSTEKMGTGANIQTRAVALHHVDVPWRPADLEQREGRIIRQHNQNPSVRIFCYIAERTFDTYMWQVLERKAFFIERLKRADRSARRVQDLGADSLAENAAMIKAIATGDDRYIRQIELQSAVADLQAEQDAYFSAARSAEREHQTLQAAIPGHRRAIAALESALADAEKHHQDGTTPPTTVHGTTYTERTDASRALVETLRQAAGRLHNRPVDEAITVATIAGLDIEVRYSTSNSELYLKPVGLAVTPRAIEHEKLYLDPKKQQGLTAEERDKAFGQLASGLMTRVENLVNDLPKALEERRWRLHLDTDRLQQLDTEPPTGFDRLGELKAMYDELDQLERQLRHEATSPEAIARREALEQRLAAKGRHRGWSLMLNATPALCHQLGLDSPAQVRALMAQHADEACLEKIEQYKAERPNGRPPVDRDRNGRSVSEGAVVVALVAKSQCHEVIGPVQHPVHDATVIPFRTQNRGTELDS